A region of Culicoides brevitarsis isolate CSIRO-B50_1 chromosome 1, AGI_CSIRO_Cbre_v1, whole genome shotgun sequence DNA encodes the following proteins:
- the LOC134832132 gene encoding disco-interacting protein 2 isoform X2 produces MGDTNLSDYSIMDLPGEIREKLAELDLELSEGDITQKGYEKKRSRLLQPYLSKSSQPGDSGYVVPKSNQPVISGNAGYVNEIHHPPPPVLPHKQSSSSGGGGHHHYQGQSRQRRTQRRVTHNEKRYHSAGMHNTQSPPPDISQIGNKPLLQQKQVPYKSAQIPEPKSSSSPASSISSTEQILRQIKLHKQKQEQDLNEFAQSLVQEVPNRHQQQQQQQQQHQTNQSKNEKNTNSKGQSRNNRRLGRHESRYTSEVRQEAVQQALAALKNRPKPSLPMPSKRSSVLNRSPDRDRDDTDSTTDDESIPEERISTPDRDGYNLPRDNILTREQMRLPSRDHSSGGGHHKDRISERRPQNLPSHPTLSDTSSAGSPPAVHRNQKNSYDMTDIPDLPPMRSYVAPDITQFNNTKRGMGADRVTRYVNLNQTEPGDTGTAGRWKVSAKIQQLLNTLKRPKRRPLPEFYEDNDIELEIAANPKDPNAPKPEGNTMTPVTGEQLVIPSGLPRTLEQALQRYGTSSFKAPMATVLDPNGKMTTTLTYGKLLSRAQKIAYALSTKTFSKGAEQFVLKPGDRVALVYPNADPLNFLTAWYGCMFRGLVPLPIELPLSTSDSPPQQVGFLLSSCGVQVALTTEACLKGLPKSTTGEVTKLKGWPRLHWFVTEHLPKTPKDYNPTNQRISEDSTAYVEYTTDKDGSVMGVTVTRQSMINHCRALTMACHYTEGETTVCVLDFKREVGLWHSVLTSVLNGMHVLFIPYALMKLRPSSWMQLITKYRASCCLVKSRDLHWGLLATKDHKDISLASLRMLLVADGANPWSLSSCDQFLSVFQSKGLRPDAICPCASSSEVFTVSLRRPGRSTGGFSQSATGRGVLSMAALSHGVVRVDSEDSLTSLTLQDCGQVMPAAQMVVVNAEGPPTLCKTDQVGEICVTSGSTGISYYGLDGLSNATFKVQPLHEPPPAKEGETAVPGKPIGEETYVRSGLLGFLGPGGLVFVCGSRDGLMTVTGRKHNADDIIATVLAVEPMRFIYRGRIAVFSIKVLRDERVCVIAEQRPDCSEEESFQWMSRVLQAVDSIHQVGIYCLALVPPNHLPKTPLGGIHLCEARRRFMEGSLHPANVLMCPHTCVTNLPKPRDLHQDTSVGPASVMVGNLVQGNRLASAQGRDMGLADDTERKHQLITGVLRWRANTSPEHVLYTLLNSKGAVARTLTCSELHKRAEKIAALLQERGKVNPGDHVALIFPPGLDLICAFYGCLYLGAIPITIRPPHPQNLITTLPTVRMIVDVSKSGIVLSIQSIIKLLKSREAAASIDPKSWPLILDIDDNPKRKLTTIANATLDSTAYIDFSVSTCGRLSGVIITHRSLSSLCASLKLQCELYPSRHVALCLDPYCGLGFSMWTLISVYSGHHSILIAPYEVEANPSLWLSTLSQYRVRDTFCSYGVIELCTKALSNSIQALKQRNINLACVRTCVVVAEERPRVQLTQQFCKLFQALGLNMRCVSTSFGCRVNPAICVQGASSAESAQVYVDLRALRNNRVALVERGAPNSLCIVESGKLLPGVKVIIANPDTKGQCGDSHLGEIWVQSPHNSNGYFTIYGDETDYNDHFNAKLVTGCSTTEQWARTGYLGFLRRTECSQAGSVLDETTPSIASRDSDNDSLHSSQSHIPHQTSADSELHDAVYIVGSLDELITLRGMNYHPIDIEMSVLRCHKKIAECATFTWTNLLVVVVELDGNESEALDLVPLVTNTVLEEHQLIVGVVVVVDPGVVPINSRGEKQRMHLRDGFLADQLDPIYVAYNM; encoded by the exons CCATCTCGTCAACAGAGCAAATTTTGCGTCAAATTAAGCTTCACAAGCAGAAACAGGAACAAGATTTGAACGAATTTGCGCAAAGTTTGGTGCAAGAGGTCCCGAACAGgcatcagcagcagcagcagcaacaacaacaacaccagACTAATCAAagtaagaatgaaaaaaatacgaatagTAAGGGACAGTCACGCAATAATAGAAGACTAGGGCGACACGAAAGTCGTTACACAAgcg AAGTGCGTCAGGAAGCTGTTCAGCAAGCATTAGCTGCGCTAAAAAATCGTCCAAAGCCTAGCTTGCCAATGCCATCCAAACGTAGCTCAGTTCTCAATCGAAGTCCTGACAGAGATCGTGATGACACAG atTCTACAACAGATGACGAATCAATACCTGAGGAAAGGATTTCCACGCCAGACCGTGATGGGTATAACTTGCCACGTGACAATATTTTGACGCGAGAACAGATGCGGTTGCCATCGCGCGATCACTCAAGCGGCGGCGGACATCACAAAGATCGCATTTCGGAACGTAGACCGCAAAATCTTCCGTCGCATCCAACATTGTCGGATACCTCGAGTGCCGGCAGTCCCCCAGCTGTGCATCGAAATCAAAAGAACAGCTACGACATGACAGATATTCCGGATTTGCCGCCAATGCgatcat acgTCGCTCCGGATATCACACAATTCAACAACACAAAACGCGGAATGGGTGCTGATCGTGTCACGCGTTACGTGAATCTGAATCAAACGGAGCCTGGAGACACGGGCACTGCGGGTCGATGGAAAGTCTCTGCGAAGATACAGCAGTTGCTGAATACCCTTAAACGGCCTAAAAGACGTCCCTTACCTGAATTTTACGAAGATAACGACATAGAATTAGAGATAGCTGCGAATCCCAAAGACCCGAATGCGCCAAAGCCCGAGGGAAATACGATGACGCCTGTGACAGGCGAGCAATTGGTGATTCCGAGTGGATTGCCACGTACTTTAGAGCAGGCGTTACAACGTTACGGCACAAGTTCGTTCAAAGCTCCGATGGCGACGGTGCTAGATCCCAATGGAAAGATGACAACAACGTTGActtatggaaaattattgtCGCGCGCACAGAAAATCGCGTATGCTTTGTCGACAAAAACTTTCAGCAAGGGAGCGGAACAGTTTGTACTCAAGCCCGGAGATCGAGTTGCTCTCGTTTATCCAAATGCGGATCCATTAAA tttccTCACCGCGTGGTACGGTTGCATGTTCCGCGGACTCGTCCCGTTGCCAATCGAGCTTCCATTATCGACATCTGACTCGCCGCCGCAACAAGTGGGCTTCCTTTTGAGCTCCTGTGGCGTTCAAGTTGCTCTCACAACGGAGGCCTGTTTGAAAGGTTTGCCCAAATCGACAACGGGAGAAGTGACAAAACTCAAGGGATGGCCTCGCCTACATTGGTTCGTGACGGAACACTTGCCAAAAACGCCAAAGGACTACAATCCCACAAATCAACGAATTAGCGAAGATTCCACGGCTTACGTTGAATACACAACCGACAAAGATGGCAGTGTCATGGGCGTCACAGTAACTCGTCAATCGATGATTAATCATTGTCGTGCCCTCACGATGGCCTGTCACTACACGGAAGGCGAAACAACGGTTTGTGTGTTGGATTTCAAGCGAGAAGTTGGATTGTGGCACAGCGTTTTGACATCCGTGCTCAATGGAATGCATGTTTTGTTCATTCCGTATGCCCTGATGAAACTTCGTCCGTCGTCGTGGATGCAATTAATCACAAAATATCGTGCTTCATGTTGTTTAGTGAAAAGCCGTGACTTGCATTGGGGATTATTGGCGACGAAAGATCACAAAGACATTTCACTGGCGTCGTTGCGTATGTTGCTCGTGGCTGACGGAGCAAATCCATGGTCTCTTTCCAGCTGTGATCAGTTTTTGAGTGTTTTCCAATCGAAGGGGCTTCGACCGGATGCGATTTGTCCGTGTGCAAGTAGCTCGGAAGTTTTTACGGTGTCTCTGAGACGCCCGGGACGCTCAACTGGCGGATTTAGTCAATCGGCAACGGGACGCGGCGTGTTGTCAATGGCTGCTTTGTCGCATGGCGTTGTGAGAGTTGATAGTGAGGACTCGCTCACGTCACTTACGTTGCAAGATTGCGGTCAGGTGATGCCAGCTGCTCAAATGGTAGTTGTAAATGCCGAAGGACCTCCAACTTTGTGCAAAACGGATCAAGTTGGGGAAATTTGCGTCACTTCCGGGTCAACTGGTATCTCGTATTATGGCTTGGATGGCTTATCGAATGCTACTTTCAAg GTACAACCCCTTCACGAGCCTCCTCCCGCAAAAGAAGGCGAAACAGCAGTACCTGGCAAGCCAATTGGCGAAGAAACGTACGTTCGAAGCGGTCTTTTGGGCTTCCTCGGACCCGGAGGTCTCGTATTCGTTTGCGGATCTCGCGATGGTCTCATGACAGTTACGGGTCGCAAACACAATGCCGACGACATCATCGCTACCGTGCTCGCTGTCGAGCCAATGCGTTTCATTTATCGCGGTCGCATCGCTGTCTTTAGCATCAAAGTGCTGCGCGACGAACGTGTTTGTGTGATAGCCGAACAACGTCCCGATTGCAGCGAAGAAGAGTCATTCCAGTGGATGTCGCGCGTCTTGCAAGCTGTCGACTCGATCCATCAAGTGGGAATTTACTGTTTGGCTCTCGTACCACCGAATCACCTGCCAAAGACACCTTTGGGCGGAATTCACTTGTGCGAAGCGAGACGACGCTTCATGGAGGGCTCGTTGCATCCCGCAAACGTTCTCATGTGTCCGCATACGTGTGTCACAAATCTACCGAAGCCACGGGATTTGCATCAAG ACACGTCAGTTGGACCGGCATCTGTGATGGTTGGTAATTTAGTGCAAGGAAATCGGCTGGCGTCGGCGCAGGGACGTGATATGGGACTCGCTGACGATACAGAGCGGAAG catcAATTGATAACTGGTGTCCTGCGTTGGCGTGCAAACACATCCCCCGAACACGTTCTCTATACACTTTTGAATTCCAAAGGAGCTGTAGCGCGTACCCTCACGTGTTCCGAGTTGCATAAGCGAGCGGAAAAAATTGCCGCGTTATTGCAGGAACGTGGAAAAGTCAATCCAGGCGATCATGTTG CTCTCATTTTCCCGCCTGGACTCGATCTGATATGCGCCTTTTACGGTTGTCTCTACTTGGGTGCCATCCCAATAACTATTCGTCCACCGCATCCGCAAAATTTGATAACAACACTGCCAACAGTCCGCATGATTGTCGATGTCTCGAAGAGTGGCATCGTCCTCTCCATTCAAagtattattaaattactgAAATCCAGGGAAGCTGCTGCCTCAATTGATCCCAAGAGTTGGCCATTGATACTCGATATCGACGATAATCCAAAGAGAAAGTTAACCa CTATCGCGAATGCTACGTTAGACTCAACGGCGTACATTGACTTCAGTGTATCAACTTGCGGGCGTCTTAGTGGAGTAATTATTACTCACAG ATCCCTCTCCAGTTTGTGTGCTAGTCTCAAACTTCAATGCGAGCTCTATCCAAGTCGTCATGTCGCGTTATGTCTCGACCCCTATTGTGGTCTTGGATTCTCTATGTGGACCCTTATTAGCGTTTACAGTGGTCATCATTCCATTTTAATTGCTCCATATGAg GTTGAAGCAAATCCAAGTTTGTGGCTCAGCACTCTCTCGCAATACCGCGTTCGTGATACCTTCTGCTCGTATGGCGTCATTGAGTTATGTACCAAAGCATTAAGCAATTCCATTCAAGCGCTTAAACAACGAAATATCAACTTGGCGTGCGTGCGAACGTGCGTCGTTGTTGCCGAGGAGAGACCTCGCGTGCAATTAACACAGCAATTTTGCAAGTTGTTCCAGGCATTGGGTCTCAATATGCGATGTGTATCGACTTCGTTCGGGTGTCGCGTTAATCCAGCGATTTGCGTGCAAGGTGCTAGTTCAGCTGAAAGTGCTCag GTTTACGTCGATTTAAGGGCATTACGTAACAATCGTGTGGCCTTAGTAGAACGTGGTGCTCCAAATTCACTTTGTATTGTCGAGTCTGGTAAATTATTGCCTGGCGTTAAGGTTATTATCGCAAATCCTGATACCAAAGGACAGTGTGGCGATTCTCATTTGGGAGAAATTTGG gtcCAATCTCCCCACAATTCGAACGGATACTTTACAATTTACGGCGACGAGACGGACTATAATGATCATTTCAATGCCAAACTCGTTACTGGTTGCTCAACAACGGAACAATGGGCCCGCACAGGCTACCTTGGATTCCTCCGGCGAACGGAATGCTCACAAGCAGGCTCTGTTTTGGACGAAACCACACCGAGCATTGCTAGTCGCGATTCCGACAACGATTCTCTTCACTCGTCACAG agTCACATTCCGCATCAAACGTCTGCAGACTCGGAACTGCACGATGCGGTTTACATCGTTGGCTCTCTCGATGAATTAATCACGTTGCGTGGCATGAACTACCATCCGATCGACATTGAGATGTCTGTGTTGCGGTGCCACAAGAAAATTGCCGAATGCGCTACCTTTACATGGACCAACCTACTTGTCGTGGTTGTCGAATTAGACGGAAACGAGTCGGAAGCACTTGATTTAGTGCCACTCGTGACAAATACAGTACTCGAAGAACACCAATTGATTGTGGGTGTTGTGGTTGTAGTTGATcccg gtgTTGTTCCGATCAACTCTCGCGGCGAAAAACAACGAATGCATCTGAGAGACGGATTCTTAGCTGATCAATTGGATCCCATCTATGTCGCTTACAACATGTAA
- the LOC134832132 gene encoding disco-interacting protein 2 isoform X1 → MGDTNLSDYSIMDLPGEIREKLAELDLELSEGDITQKGYEKKRSRLLQPYLSKSSQPGDSGYVVPKSNQPVISGNAGYVNEIHHPPPPVLPHKQSSSSGGGGHHHYQGQSRQRRTQRRVTHNEKRYHSAGMHNTQSPPPDISQIGNKPLLQQKQVPYKSAQIPEPKSSSSPASSISSTEQILRQIKLHKQKQEQDLNEFAQSLVQEVPNRHQQQQQQQQQHQTNQSKNEKNTNSKGQSRNNRRLGRHESRYTSEVRQEAVQQALAALKNRPKPSLPMPSKRSSVLNRSPDRDRDDTDSTTDDESIPEERISTPDRDGYNLPRDNILTREQMRLPSRDHSSGGGHHKDRISERRPQNLPSHPTLSDTSSAGSPPAVHRNQKNSYDMTDIPDLPPMRSYVAPDITQFNNTKRGMGADRVTRYVNLNQTEPGDTGTAGRWKVSAKIQQLLNTLKRPKRRPLPEFYEDNDIELEIAANPKDPNAPKPEGNTMTPVTGEQLVIPSGLPRTLEQALQRYGTSSFKAPMATVLDPNGKMTTTLTYGKLLSRAQKIAYALSTKTFSKGAEQFVLKPGDRVALVYPNADPLNFLTAWYGCMFRGLVPLPIELPLSTSDSPPQQVGFLLSSCGVQVALTTEACLKGLPKSTTGEVTKLKGWPRLHWFVTEHLPKTPKDYNPTNQRISEDSTAYVEYTTDKDGSVMGVTVTRQSMINHCRALTMACHYTEGETTVCVLDFKREVGLWHSVLTSVLNGMHVLFIPYALMKLRPSSWMQLITKYRASCCLVKSRDLHWGLLATKDHKDISLASLRMLLVADGANPWSLSSCDQFLSVFQSKGLRPDAICPCASSSEVFTVSLRRPGRSTGGFSQSATGRGVLSMAALSHGVVRVDSEDSLTSLTLQDCGQVMPAAQMVVVNAEGPPTLCKTDQVGEICVTSGSTGISYYGLDGLSNATFKVQPLHEPPPAKEGETAVPGKPIGEETYVRSGLLGFLGPGGLVFVCGSRDGLMTVTGRKHNADDIIATVLAVEPMRFIYRGRIAVFSIKVLRDERVCVIAEQRPDCSEEESFQWMSRVLQAVDSIHQVGIYCLALVPPNHLPKTPLGGIHLCEARRRFMEGSLHPANVLMCPHTCVTNLPKPRDLHQGSLPHQASISGTSSSGCVTDTSVGPASVMVGNLVQGNRLASAQGRDMGLADDTERKHQLITGVLRWRANTSPEHVLYTLLNSKGAVARTLTCSELHKRAEKIAALLQERGKVNPGDHVALIFPPGLDLICAFYGCLYLGAIPITIRPPHPQNLITTLPTVRMIVDVSKSGIVLSIQSIIKLLKSREAAASIDPKSWPLILDIDDNPKRKLTTIANATLDSTAYIDFSVSTCGRLSGVIITHRSLSSLCASLKLQCELYPSRHVALCLDPYCGLGFSMWTLISVYSGHHSILIAPYEVEANPSLWLSTLSQYRVRDTFCSYGVIELCTKALSNSIQALKQRNINLACVRTCVVVAEERPRVQLTQQFCKLFQALGLNMRCVSTSFGCRVNPAICVQGASSAESAQVYVDLRALRNNRVALVERGAPNSLCIVESGKLLPGVKVIIANPDTKGQCGDSHLGEIWVQSPHNSNGYFTIYGDETDYNDHFNAKLVTGCSTTEQWARTGYLGFLRRTECSQAGSVLDETTPSIASRDSDNDSLHSSQSHIPHQTSADSELHDAVYIVGSLDELITLRGMNYHPIDIEMSVLRCHKKIAECATFTWTNLLVVVVELDGNESEALDLVPLVTNTVLEEHQLIVGVVVVVDPGVVPINSRGEKQRMHLRDGFLADQLDPIYVAYNM, encoded by the exons CCATCTCGTCAACAGAGCAAATTTTGCGTCAAATTAAGCTTCACAAGCAGAAACAGGAACAAGATTTGAACGAATTTGCGCAAAGTTTGGTGCAAGAGGTCCCGAACAGgcatcagcagcagcagcagcaacaacaacaacaccagACTAATCAAagtaagaatgaaaaaaatacgaatagTAAGGGACAGTCACGCAATAATAGAAGACTAGGGCGACACGAAAGTCGTTACACAAgcg AAGTGCGTCAGGAAGCTGTTCAGCAAGCATTAGCTGCGCTAAAAAATCGTCCAAAGCCTAGCTTGCCAATGCCATCCAAACGTAGCTCAGTTCTCAATCGAAGTCCTGACAGAGATCGTGATGACACAG atTCTACAACAGATGACGAATCAATACCTGAGGAAAGGATTTCCACGCCAGACCGTGATGGGTATAACTTGCCACGTGACAATATTTTGACGCGAGAACAGATGCGGTTGCCATCGCGCGATCACTCAAGCGGCGGCGGACATCACAAAGATCGCATTTCGGAACGTAGACCGCAAAATCTTCCGTCGCATCCAACATTGTCGGATACCTCGAGTGCCGGCAGTCCCCCAGCTGTGCATCGAAATCAAAAGAACAGCTACGACATGACAGATATTCCGGATTTGCCGCCAATGCgatcat acgTCGCTCCGGATATCACACAATTCAACAACACAAAACGCGGAATGGGTGCTGATCGTGTCACGCGTTACGTGAATCTGAATCAAACGGAGCCTGGAGACACGGGCACTGCGGGTCGATGGAAAGTCTCTGCGAAGATACAGCAGTTGCTGAATACCCTTAAACGGCCTAAAAGACGTCCCTTACCTGAATTTTACGAAGATAACGACATAGAATTAGAGATAGCTGCGAATCCCAAAGACCCGAATGCGCCAAAGCCCGAGGGAAATACGATGACGCCTGTGACAGGCGAGCAATTGGTGATTCCGAGTGGATTGCCACGTACTTTAGAGCAGGCGTTACAACGTTACGGCACAAGTTCGTTCAAAGCTCCGATGGCGACGGTGCTAGATCCCAATGGAAAGATGACAACAACGTTGActtatggaaaattattgtCGCGCGCACAGAAAATCGCGTATGCTTTGTCGACAAAAACTTTCAGCAAGGGAGCGGAACAGTTTGTACTCAAGCCCGGAGATCGAGTTGCTCTCGTTTATCCAAATGCGGATCCATTAAA tttccTCACCGCGTGGTACGGTTGCATGTTCCGCGGACTCGTCCCGTTGCCAATCGAGCTTCCATTATCGACATCTGACTCGCCGCCGCAACAAGTGGGCTTCCTTTTGAGCTCCTGTGGCGTTCAAGTTGCTCTCACAACGGAGGCCTGTTTGAAAGGTTTGCCCAAATCGACAACGGGAGAAGTGACAAAACTCAAGGGATGGCCTCGCCTACATTGGTTCGTGACGGAACACTTGCCAAAAACGCCAAAGGACTACAATCCCACAAATCAACGAATTAGCGAAGATTCCACGGCTTACGTTGAATACACAACCGACAAAGATGGCAGTGTCATGGGCGTCACAGTAACTCGTCAATCGATGATTAATCATTGTCGTGCCCTCACGATGGCCTGTCACTACACGGAAGGCGAAACAACGGTTTGTGTGTTGGATTTCAAGCGAGAAGTTGGATTGTGGCACAGCGTTTTGACATCCGTGCTCAATGGAATGCATGTTTTGTTCATTCCGTATGCCCTGATGAAACTTCGTCCGTCGTCGTGGATGCAATTAATCACAAAATATCGTGCTTCATGTTGTTTAGTGAAAAGCCGTGACTTGCATTGGGGATTATTGGCGACGAAAGATCACAAAGACATTTCACTGGCGTCGTTGCGTATGTTGCTCGTGGCTGACGGAGCAAATCCATGGTCTCTTTCCAGCTGTGATCAGTTTTTGAGTGTTTTCCAATCGAAGGGGCTTCGACCGGATGCGATTTGTCCGTGTGCAAGTAGCTCGGAAGTTTTTACGGTGTCTCTGAGACGCCCGGGACGCTCAACTGGCGGATTTAGTCAATCGGCAACGGGACGCGGCGTGTTGTCAATGGCTGCTTTGTCGCATGGCGTTGTGAGAGTTGATAGTGAGGACTCGCTCACGTCACTTACGTTGCAAGATTGCGGTCAGGTGATGCCAGCTGCTCAAATGGTAGTTGTAAATGCCGAAGGACCTCCAACTTTGTGCAAAACGGATCAAGTTGGGGAAATTTGCGTCACTTCCGGGTCAACTGGTATCTCGTATTATGGCTTGGATGGCTTATCGAATGCTACTTTCAAg GTACAACCCCTTCACGAGCCTCCTCCCGCAAAAGAAGGCGAAACAGCAGTACCTGGCAAGCCAATTGGCGAAGAAACGTACGTTCGAAGCGGTCTTTTGGGCTTCCTCGGACCCGGAGGTCTCGTATTCGTTTGCGGATCTCGCGATGGTCTCATGACAGTTACGGGTCGCAAACACAATGCCGACGACATCATCGCTACCGTGCTCGCTGTCGAGCCAATGCGTTTCATTTATCGCGGTCGCATCGCTGTCTTTAGCATCAAAGTGCTGCGCGACGAACGTGTTTGTGTGATAGCCGAACAACGTCCCGATTGCAGCGAAGAAGAGTCATTCCAGTGGATGTCGCGCGTCTTGCAAGCTGTCGACTCGATCCATCAAGTGGGAATTTACTGTTTGGCTCTCGTACCACCGAATCACCTGCCAAAGACACCTTTGGGCGGAATTCACTTGTGCGAAGCGAGACGACGCTTCATGGAGGGCTCGTTGCATCCCGCAAACGTTCTCATGTGTCCGCATACGTGTGTCACAAATCTACCGAAGCCACGGGATTTGCATCAAG GCTCCCTCCCTCATCAAGCTTCTATTTCTGGAACTTCTTCATCTGGATGTGTTACAGACACGTCAGTTGGACCGGCATCTGTGATGGTTGGTAATTTAGTGCAAGGAAATCGGCTGGCGTCGGCGCAGGGACGTGATATGGGACTCGCTGACGATACAGAGCGGAAG catcAATTGATAACTGGTGTCCTGCGTTGGCGTGCAAACACATCCCCCGAACACGTTCTCTATACACTTTTGAATTCCAAAGGAGCTGTAGCGCGTACCCTCACGTGTTCCGAGTTGCATAAGCGAGCGGAAAAAATTGCCGCGTTATTGCAGGAACGTGGAAAAGTCAATCCAGGCGATCATGTTG CTCTCATTTTCCCGCCTGGACTCGATCTGATATGCGCCTTTTACGGTTGTCTCTACTTGGGTGCCATCCCAATAACTATTCGTCCACCGCATCCGCAAAATTTGATAACAACACTGCCAACAGTCCGCATGATTGTCGATGTCTCGAAGAGTGGCATCGTCCTCTCCATTCAAagtattattaaattactgAAATCCAGGGAAGCTGCTGCCTCAATTGATCCCAAGAGTTGGCCATTGATACTCGATATCGACGATAATCCAAAGAGAAAGTTAACCa CTATCGCGAATGCTACGTTAGACTCAACGGCGTACATTGACTTCAGTGTATCAACTTGCGGGCGTCTTAGTGGAGTAATTATTACTCACAG ATCCCTCTCCAGTTTGTGTGCTAGTCTCAAACTTCAATGCGAGCTCTATCCAAGTCGTCATGTCGCGTTATGTCTCGACCCCTATTGTGGTCTTGGATTCTCTATGTGGACCCTTATTAGCGTTTACAGTGGTCATCATTCCATTTTAATTGCTCCATATGAg GTTGAAGCAAATCCAAGTTTGTGGCTCAGCACTCTCTCGCAATACCGCGTTCGTGATACCTTCTGCTCGTATGGCGTCATTGAGTTATGTACCAAAGCATTAAGCAATTCCATTCAAGCGCTTAAACAACGAAATATCAACTTGGCGTGCGTGCGAACGTGCGTCGTTGTTGCCGAGGAGAGACCTCGCGTGCAATTAACACAGCAATTTTGCAAGTTGTTCCAGGCATTGGGTCTCAATATGCGATGTGTATCGACTTCGTTCGGGTGTCGCGTTAATCCAGCGATTTGCGTGCAAGGTGCTAGTTCAGCTGAAAGTGCTCag GTTTACGTCGATTTAAGGGCATTACGTAACAATCGTGTGGCCTTAGTAGAACGTGGTGCTCCAAATTCACTTTGTATTGTCGAGTCTGGTAAATTATTGCCTGGCGTTAAGGTTATTATCGCAAATCCTGATACCAAAGGACAGTGTGGCGATTCTCATTTGGGAGAAATTTGG gtcCAATCTCCCCACAATTCGAACGGATACTTTACAATTTACGGCGACGAGACGGACTATAATGATCATTTCAATGCCAAACTCGTTACTGGTTGCTCAACAACGGAACAATGGGCCCGCACAGGCTACCTTGGATTCCTCCGGCGAACGGAATGCTCACAAGCAGGCTCTGTTTTGGACGAAACCACACCGAGCATTGCTAGTCGCGATTCCGACAACGATTCTCTTCACTCGTCACAG agTCACATTCCGCATCAAACGTCTGCAGACTCGGAACTGCACGATGCGGTTTACATCGTTGGCTCTCTCGATGAATTAATCACGTTGCGTGGCATGAACTACCATCCGATCGACATTGAGATGTCTGTGTTGCGGTGCCACAAGAAAATTGCCGAATGCGCTACCTTTACATGGACCAACCTACTTGTCGTGGTTGTCGAATTAGACGGAAACGAGTCGGAAGCACTTGATTTAGTGCCACTCGTGACAAATACAGTACTCGAAGAACACCAATTGATTGTGGGTGTTGTGGTTGTAGTTGATcccg gtgTTGTTCCGATCAACTCTCGCGGCGAAAAACAACGAATGCATCTGAGAGACGGATTCTTAGCTGATCAATTGGATCCCATCTATGTCGCTTACAACATGTAA